A region of the Haematobia irritans isolate KBUSLIRL chromosome 5, ASM5000362v1, whole genome shotgun sequence genome:
cgaagatgttgaagaaaagctggaggttttattttgaaaaacgcttacctataaaacttgcacaaatcctataatactagttgaaaagcccgtcaaacgacggtcgaaaaaaaaattatttttgttctcgcaccacaaatttcatttttggaaaatgtatttctgctttttatgtgtgtttgttgttctttttgtgaaaatgactcgctttgtttggccatagcaacaacaacgaaacagccaaacacacaagtgtaaatgaaatggcgcaaaacctgcgaaaaaacctgcctaattcagcgatggaagcaataaagagatatttccaaacgtgcatattcttttaaaaattttggtcactttgccagttactcagggatggaaaatacaatttttaagaaagtacaaaaaaggtattttttgagcggaaagattATTGtcgagagactgaattttaaagaaaataaaattttgacaaaattttctatagaaataaaattttgaaaaaatttcctatagaaataaaatttttacaaaattttcaattgaaataaaattttgacaaaattttcaattgaaataaaattttgacaaaattttctataaaaataaacttttgcaaaaattctatatagaaataaaattttgacaacattttctaccgaaataaaaaatcgataatatagaatcgcattcttttttcgactaaaactttcttgaagttcaataaaatcctgtttttgactatgtcttacaaaatcgagattttcttcccacatgaacatgtctgttttgccatatttgtaaaagactattagcaaataaggttgataaagactttctcaaaatattaaaatattttgtcaaagctattgtaccataaatctgatatcgactcaaaaatgtctacacaaaagatactaaatcattcgcgggggtactacggtactgaccggggtgaaaaaggtttgaaaaaagtactatagtactgcattttccatccctgcagttactacgtgctcatccgaacgttcattttcaacaatgaagagattaaagacgtatctaagAAATTCGAGTAGCGAGAGTagtctcaaaggattggcattaatgtcggttcatcgccgaataaatgtgccgactgaagaagtcattgatttatttgctgcccaaaaagcccgtcggctcaatttaatattataaccagtgagtaaagtaggttaggttaggttaggtggcagcccgatgtatcaggctcacttagactattcagtccattgtgataccacattggtgaacttctctctaatcactgagctcaatgacaagggacctcctttttatagccgagtccgaacggcgttccacattgcagtgaaaccacttagagaagctttgaaaccctcagaaatgtcaccagcattactgaggtgggataatccaccgctgaaaaactttttttagtgttcggtcgaagcaggaatcgaacccacgaccttgtgtatgcaaggcgggcatgctaaccattgcaccacggtggctcccgtgagtaaagtagaaaatcggacggggccgactatatcataccctaaaccacccctactgaattagtaaacataagcatttgtggggtatcattggtataggttttggagaacataaaggggggtacatgtttatgggtgtcgtgtcacaatctgagcagaaatgtctaatattaggagctatagtttattttgcaccattattaaaaaagagaaaatcgttcaattagtgtgggtaataactccaaatttgtaaaaatcgagcaatattcttatgtaagagctacaagtacgtataaatacgatcgggtagtacatcaaaatttaaaatttgagtaacattggttaataaataagagtactatggccaaattagggaaaatagagcgatgtatatatatggaagttatatttaaatctgaaccaatttgcataatattttgcgggtttgattaatatcacaaaaggttaccttgttcaaaatttgagaaatatcagttaagaaatgaggcctctacggtcaaaaataaggttattaggggtgaatttttcaaaatcgggcgatacatatatgggagctatatctacatctgaaccgattttgatgaaattttgcaaataccgttagtactatagtggaatggatctagccaactttgagtaatatcggttagtaaataagggttctatggccaaatttgggaaaatcgggctatacatatatatgcgagctatatctaaatctgaaccgatttcgatgatatttcgcacatatagttagtgctatagaagattacatttagccaactttgagtaagatcggttgataaataagggttttatggccgaatttagaaaaatcgggcggtacatatatatgggagctgtagctaaatctaaaccgatttcgatgattttttacacatatagttaatgctatggaagattacatttagctaactttgagtaagatcggttgataaattagggttttgtggccaaatttgggaaaatcgggcgatacatatatatgagagctatatctaaatctgaaccgatttggatgaaatttttcagacttgaagggcggtaaaaaagattaccttttgccaaatttggtgacgatccgtttgaaaaaaaaaaagcacaacgtgaccccatttgtcgaaatcgggcgatacatatatgggagctatatctaaatttgattcgatttcttccaaattcaatagcgttagtccttgtgccaaaaaactccctgtaccaaatttcatcaaaatcggttaataattgcgaccggaatcctgtgaacaacaaatacatggacagacggatggacaccaagcgctagatcgactcaggaggtgattctgagtcgatcggtatatattttatggggtctaaaatcaatatttctggtaggcacattttttggtttagggtataataacccctatgtagtttagggtataaaaatattgtatacatacctatgcataaataaaattttctacacatgagattatatgaatattttttttttaagttgaaccccccccccgaattaaaatcctggctacggccttggagGAGACTCATCctattaaaaagttttgtaCACACATTTTTTCACAGGAAATCTTCCGTGGaaacaagaaatttttcctGTAGGAATATGTGAATCCACCTTTTCGAGTACACTTTTCAATTTACGTATAGCAACGCGTCCAAGGAGAcacactttctacagaaaattattgtTAAAGCGATATGTGACTGAAAAAATAACCCCAATACTCATAAAAgtttaatggcgatttcgattgggaaaaaggtgcaacattctcgaaattgattgccaaatataaaggacgctgtcatagattttggatcctgtatccctcacaatattatgaattaacaataactttggaatgacactattatttgagcgaaaatacaatacgggaaaaagtagtgtaacaccagggcaacatattttttgcgaaacgaaaacgccctaagtaAACTTTAAACCTCTATTACCATACAACTTCCTacaataaactgtcagtaaattattatgaatataggcATAAAGCTTTATGTCCATATACAATATAATTTATtaacagtttatcgaaggaatttgtatggaagAAGTAGGCTTAAAGTTCAATTTATCGTTTTTGAATATTGGTGTTAGACTATAAATCAATAGACAGACATCAATGTATGATAATGAATAATAAACATAATTAACTGATTTTTTTGTCGTATCTCTTCCAAGGTCTTTATTGGGCCTTCTAAAAGCAAACGATATATACAATATTATTTATAGCAAACATAATTAACTTATAACTGCAACTTATATATAAATCCCATTAAGATAATAATGATAatactttttattaaataacaacaaaactatctatttgggcaaatattttaagaaccttaattcatgacataACCAAACGGCAAAAGAGAGCAACAACAGAGATCCAGATTGATGTGCCGCAGCCAGAGATACTGGAACATGTGTCAGAAGTGTACTTATACCTAAAGTAACTTGCAACCATGCAACAAATGCCGCTGAATTCATAGCCCAATAAGCTCTCCTGGGAAGTCTGGTACCTCGTGAAAGCATCCACATTGTTGTTACCAAGGTCACTGTAGAAATTCCCAAAATGCGATGATTAAattgcacggttgttggattTTCGGTAATGTTCTTGCTTATGGGCTTGAAGGCTAGAATATCATCTGGTACCCAATTATCGCCCATTTTGGGAAATGAATTATATACTAAGCCAGCATCCAAACCAGCTACAAATGCTCCCGATAATGCTGTCAAGAAAATAAGGCCTTTGGCTGCATAAGCAAAACGTTTGAAACGTATTGTTTTCATGCTGTTTGCTACAAACTCTTCGGCGGGCAAGATTTTCTTTAAGCCCTGTGACAAAAAGAGGGTGTAcaaaacaaatgcggcacctaaATGCATGGCCAAGCGGTGTTGGGATACTCGTGGTACATCATTGACATCATCAAAACGATTTTCTAGGCCCGATTTTACCATGTACCATCCCATCAGACCTTGACAACCTATAAGTGTTCCCATGAGCAGAACAAATTTCTTAGTCGTGGAATTTAGATGACcttttctccaaaaatatgcagcaGGCAAGAGGAAAACAGCTCCAATAGCACGACCCCACATGCGATGCATATATTCCATCCAGAATATTCGGCGAAATTCGTCGACGGTCATGTTTTGGTTTTTCCTTTAATGAATATTTAATGCAACGATTACATTGTGTAATTGTTATGTTTCCAATTGCTAGTGGAATGCTTTACTTACATTTTGAATTCCGGATATTGCTGATACAAACGAAATTCTTCTTCCCATTCTGCTTGACTCCTTGGAAACCTTTCACCCAGAAGTTTCCATGTGACCATAGATAGACCGGACTCTGTTAAACGTGTGACTCCTCCAAGTACAACCGCCAAATAGACCATACCGCCACATACAATAAGCCATTTTCCTACAGCTTTGTCTCCACGGGCCACCGATACTTGTTGGCTATGACATACACGAATTGTGGGTGGCTTAAACGTAATTGGTTTAAGCAAAGGCTACAAAAATGTGACAATTTAAACATTATATTGGATTTCTAATTTatcttttttagttttaattaattcattgtGAAATAGTCGgtttaaaaactatttaaaaaaagataTGTATTATTACCTTCCTAGCAAAACCTGTGGAGAAATCCCTCACAGTTCTACTTAACAGATGTGTATTACTCCTTAAATTTGGAGCAATTACCGTGCAAGCTGCCCTCAAAAGCCGGCTCATTTTTGGAGTTATCCAATCAAAACATGGAACGTGAACATGCAGCAAGGAAAATATTCTGAATTACTGAACAGCTGATTGTTAAATCACAGGGCGACTCAAACACTGCAATGACAGGGCGTATCTAAATTAAATAAGATCGAACTAGTGTTGCCAACGAAAACACAAAAGCAATCGGCAAAGATGTATGTAACAAGATGGCGCACTTACATTTTAGACGATACCGAATAGAGGTCGTCGTTGAATATTGGTCCAATCTTAAGGCCAGCATTAAGTTGGCTTTATCGCGCTAAAACAGCCATTTTtctcggttactttttttattttaaagaaaataaactttttcaattgttgctttggacgtTCCCCcaacaagttataataaaatttaccaaccAAATCATAAAGTTATACTGCTttaatagatttatttttgattttggccgctaaactcgaacttaaggtgggtattaagttcgagtttagccgctaaaattgtaattttttcactaaagtgaaaactaaatcactaaaaaaggcatacaattttacacatatttgttgcaaattttattataacttcatGTGAAATAGCCCactgcaaattttcacaaagtttgtattccttaaagtggattaagTAAGAAAagtaatagtaaaaaaattgcgattttagcggctaaactagaACTTAATAGCCacatttagccgctaaaatttccattttttcatgattactttttcttaataatccattttatcgaaaataaactttatgaaaagttgctttgggctattccccatcaagtcataacaaattttgaataaaagagGTATACTTGTAAtcttgtttttctgattcaattttgactttaacggctaaactcgaacttagtacccaccatACCTTTtatattgttatattttttcacAGTCTGTGGTACCCACCATTACACTCATtggaaaagttcatttctgATCTTACACTCAATGCCAGTGTAGCCGTTTTaagaatttctttacaaaattgggCAACCATATTTGTAAATCGGAAGAGCaatcttaagaaattttctagaatagatTCCTACAAATGACAAGACAAAATTATTAGCACGAACTGTTTTTAATCAACCCATAAGCTAAATGATTATTAAGAATACTCAAGAAATAAATATCTTTGCAATTGGCTTGAAACGAGACCAAAACGTTGAGTGACCAaacattgattgattgattcaaGAGTAACAACTTGGTTAATGCAACTCAATAATTAAATCATGGATACAAATCAACCGTTTTTTATTTGCTATTCCATAAATTGCTATGTTTGGCTTGGTTCAGTTCACAATAAATGCAAGAAACAAATTAACATGTTTCAATATTCGTAGTGGCAAATCACAATATTCGGATTTTCTCATAATTAGCGAACTGTGGATGATAATTTAAAATCACTATGGAAGAGAATATTAACGCAAGTTTTAGATTAAAAGCTTCCGTAGtttaaataaaaccaaaaacttGTAATTGACGGAGCACTAAGGAATGTGTTTTGTGCGATGCCACGAACCACCAACGCGAATTGAGACGATTCAAATTGTAAGGGATTTTTCCTTTTTGAAATTATGCTCAACAGGGAAATATAACCAAAGTGACCATACGTGGCCTTCGGATTCAATTTCCGTGACAATGGCAAAAATTCGAGGGTCGCACATGGTCGCAAAAAACGACCGGTCGCACatcaattatataaataaaaacaagtctaAAAAAGAGGGGAGATATAAAGCTTCACTAACACCAACAAAAAAGCTATAAATAGCACTAACCAGCAGAACCACTAGTAGAGATTAGGCACGAAACTCTACTAACACCCATTCCCTCTCATCCATTAACAAAACACAGCTGTTAATGAAGAATCTGGATAATATAAATAGTGATGTAGAAACAggctaaaaaacattttgtattttctttaatatttattttattttaacgtAAAGtagcaaatttctgaaaatttacggtactaaatttaccaaacagttcCAAAGGATAATGACGATCTTCGACGGGAGCATGTATACGTATTTGACGCATATGGGTATCACGGCCATTTTGGTGGTTGGATATAACAGCGATTTGAAGCATAAATGTACGAATGCATTTCACGCTGCCATCCTTAATAGGTATGGTGACCCAACCTGAtcataaataatgaaaattaattacaaaaattttatttatcatatGCCAAGTCAAATATCATTAAAGTCGAAACTGTTAATTCTTAAAATCGTTCTTAAAGTCACTAAATTTCGATATGGCATACCATAGACTTAAAATTCTACAATGGAACAATTTAACTAACCGGTGGGTTCATTCAAGTCAACTATTTGCAGTTCTTGTAAATCATTGaaatgggagccagctcttattGAAATGCGGGAGGGAGTATAGCTTTCATCCAATTTATAATCggtgtatatataaatttgactaatatttgtttttcgatgaaattgtaTATTGACCAAATGTGGGAGCTGACCATCTGACTGCCAATAGGTGTCCATGATGTTGTCACGTAGACGTTCCACACCAAAgcctaaaaatgttttatttagaaattaaagAGTTAATTATCAACTATGTTTCTTGTCTAGTTTATTGACCGACATACCGGGTTTGCATGATGATAAACTCCAAACCGCTTGATTTCCCACTTCTCTCACGAGACCATTTCTCTCTTCCTCGAGTGGATCTTCTTTAATTTCACTTTTCTCAGTCTCTTCATTGTTGCCTGCCACTTTGAACGAATTAACTTACTAAGATTGTTCTCAATTTGTTTAGTAGTAATCCAAATTATTTGTGAAATTGCGGCTTAAAACACTTCGCATTAAAAAACATTGAGAAATGTCAAAACAAAGACGGTATTGCCTTATCAAATGTTTTAGCAATGAGAGTGGCCAGACTGTTTACTACTAGCAATTCGCGTTAGTTATTCAATAAACGTAACAAAAGACGTATGTATATTTTCTGTCGTATTGCAGTGTGCgtttatttaggaaaaaatttacCTCATTTTGAGGAAAAAATAAAAGCCATTTAGTTATTGATACATAGTCAACTTTCAAAATCGTTTGAAACCAGCAAATGTGTAAAAGAacattccctgccagcatttcaaagttccatttcatcctcatcgctaccacagactcgtaaatgtcaccacaaccatcgcgaactgtgatgggggaagcatatcaaaaagtacaaaatgtacatgaaagtattttgccatcagtactattttgccattttattttttgtgaaacgccaagcgcaaccagcttgttatattttatttaaataaaaacgaaaataaagttctgaaaacatagatattacgcttaaaattgtgaaaggtatatggtgaacaattttcgactttccaaatagaataaagtgatcgtttttcaaatatttttccaggcacgctgtctccatcgaaaataaacaagctggctgatagacgctgcaatatgtaacttgctacttaaaactcaacatcattcttttattaatgcaaaaaattatgttaaatgtgatgagataaaccgaaaaatgttatatttataagaaattataaatgtttaatcaaatcaataaacatctacacaatcgtgttttacttgaccacaatgattcttctacaattaccttaaaatgcactttttctgatagtttgcaggggttcttattggcgcccttcgaaattgatctaaataggcacctaataattgcactgatgagaaactttttcgtagtaacttggcgtggtacaacttctcaatagtgacggcgcttttccgacgagtttttgatgtcgtatatgattgttttcgacgtagtggggattctcagaagcgcccccaaattcaaaaaatgttggcagggtttgcACCTGTTTGAGATTGTAGACTGGTTCctcccctgccagcatttcaaagttccatttcttcctcatcgctaccacagactcgtaaatgacactacaacaatcgccaactctgatgggggaagcatatcaaaaagtacaaaatgtacatgaaagtatttttccATCGCTATTCTTAGAAgagtcattttatattttgtgaaacaccaagcgcaaataccttattataatttatttaaataaaaaaaaaatgaagtgctgaaaacattgttactatgcgtaaaattgtgaaaggtatattggtgaacaatttttgactttccaaatggaataaagtgattgtttttcagatatttttccagacacgctgcctccatcgagaaaatgcactttttctgattgtttgaaggggctcttattggcgtcgttctaaatttatctcaaaggcacctaataattgcactcatgtgaaacatttttgtagtaacttggggattctcagaagtgccgtcaaattcaaaaaattttggcagggtCAATGTGCTCAGCTGGCCTTCGGTAGCACAGTGGGAGTGCATTAGTCTTCAAGCTAGCACTAACCAGAATCGCCACAAGTGGAGAATAGTGGCGAAACTCAACTAATCCCCATTCCTGCTAAATGTTTCAAAATAGGCGCATAGTAAAGATATCATATCAAAGCTTTAATTTAGGAACTagcgacggcgcttttccgatgaGATTTAGATATCGTATACGATTGCTTTCGACGTGGAAATTGTTGGCAGGGATGAATACtgacttatggtgttttcttttcttttttgtttttattcttaaACATTAAAAATAGATTGTTTAAGTTATAATACTACAACTAGTCTATTTACAAAGGGACTAACTAGTAGTTTTTTAATATTGATATGAAAATTTACAGAGTTAAAGTATCATATTGTGCCTTGTTGATTGAAtcgaaatttcaaatcaagtggTTTATATCTCTGAAGTCTTCGGTTAGATATATGTTGTATTATATGTGGTATCTCTTCATTTTTGTGACTTAACAGTCTCATTTCATGCGCTTCTGCTTGATGATAGATTTCTTCTCTCACTGTTTTTATATTCAGATCCCTATGCAGATCGTTGTtccttatataaagggtgatttgttaagagcttgataactttttaaaaaaaaaaaaacgcataaaatttgcaaaatctcatcggttctttatttgaaaccttagattggtccatgacatttactttttgaagataatttcatttaaatgttgaccgcggctgcgtcttaggtggtccattcggaaagtccaattttgggcaactttttcgagcatttcggccggaatagcccgaatttcttcggaaatgttgtcttccaaagctggaatagttgctggcttatttctgtagactttagacttgacgtagccccacaaaaaatagtctaaaggcgtcaaatcgcatgatcttggtggccaacttaccggtccatttcttgagatgaattgttctccgaagttttccctcaaaatggccatagaatcgcgagctgtgtggcatgtagcgccatcttgttgaaaccacatgtcaaccaagttcagttcttccatttttggtaacaaaaagtttgttagcatcgaacgatagcgatcgccattcaccgtaacgttgcgtccaacagcatctttgaaaaaatacggtccaatgattccaccagcgtacaaaccacaccaaacagtgcatttttcgggatgcatgggcagttcttgaacggcttctggttgctcttcactccaaatgcggcaattttgcttatttacgtagccattcaaccagaaatgagcctcatcgctgaacaaaatttgtcgataaaaaagcggattttctgccactgattttggtaataaaattcaatgatttgcaagcgttgctcgttagtaagtctattcatgatgaaatgtcaaagcatactgagcatctttctctttgacaccatgtctgaaatcccacgtgatctgtcaaatactaatgcatgaaaatcctaacctcaaaagaatcaccctttaccacgGAGCGTCCACTATTTCTCTCAACACtctgttttgaaatttttgaatcatATCTATGTCTTGATTTTTAGCACAACCCCATAGTTGTAGACCGTATGTCCACATAGGCttcaatacttgtttgttttcttttctgaaaaaaatgtttaccttCATTTTTCATTGTACAGAATGTGGGCAGAATAGAATTCAAAGGAGCAAACAAGGCAATCGTAGCACTGCtgtggcactattttcacaacagaattcgaacccttttcgtactttttataccctacaccatagggggtatattaactttgtcattccgtttgctctaagaccccataaagtatatatattctggctcgtggtgaaattctgagtcgatctaagcatgttgaaatcacgctaacttccgaacgaaacaagctatcgacttgaaacttggcacaagtagtttttattgatgtaggtcggatggtattgcaaattggccatatcggaccacttttacgtatagcccccatataaaccgacgctcacatataaaccaaattttggcttgcggagcctctaagagaagcaaatccgatccggctgaaattttgtacatggtgaaatttagtatatggtctctaacaaccatgcaaaaattggcccacatcggtccataattatatatagcccccatataaaccgatctccagatttgacctccggagcctcatggatgagcaaaattcaaaaaagtttggtacgtggtgttagtatggtctctgacaaacatgcaggaattggtccatatcggtccataattattattatagaaaattttgtcaacattttattactatagaattttttttttaaattttattactatac
Encoded here:
- the LOC142241802 gene encoding heme A synthase COX15 → MSRLLRAACTVIAPNLRSNTHLLSRTVRDFSTGFARKPLLKPITFKPPTIRVCHSQQVSVARGDKAVGKWLIVCGGMVYLAVVLGGVTRLTESGLSMVTWKLLGERFPRSQAEWEEEFRLYQQYPEFKMKNQNMTVDEFRRIFWMEYMHRMWGRAIGAVFLLPAAYFWRKGHLNSTTKKFVLLMGTLIGCQGLMGWYMVKSGLENRFDDVNDVPRVSQHRLAMHLGAAFVLYTLFLSQGLKKILPAEEFVANSMKTIRFKRFAYAAKGLIFLTALSGAFVAGLDAGLVYNSFPKMGDNWVPDDILAFKPISKNITENPTTVQFNHRILGISTVTLVTTMWMLSRGTRLPRRAYWAMNSAAFVAWLQVTLGISTLLTHVPVSLAAAHQSGSLLLLSFAVWLCHELRFLKYLPK
- the APC10 gene encoding anaphase-promoting complex subunit 10, producing the protein MDTYWQSDGQLPHLVNIQFHRKTNISQIYIYTDYKLDESYTPSRISIRAGSHFNDLQELQIVDLNEPTGWVTIPIKDGSVKCIRTFMLQIAVISNHQNGRDTHMRQIRIHAPVEDRHYPLELFGKFSTVNFQKFATLR